A window of Sphingomonas astaxanthinifaciens DSM 22298 genomic DNA:
TGGCGGGCGCGATCACCCCGGTTCCGGGCGGGGTCGGGCCGATGACCATCGCCATGCTCCTGCGCAACACCCTCGTCGCCGCGCATCGCCGCGCCGGCCTCCCCGCTCCGGAAGGACTGTAAATGCTTGGCCTCGGCCTTCTCCTTGCCGCCGCCACCGTGCCCGCAACCGCGATCGAGGCCGAGCGTGCCTTTGCCGCCGACGCGCGGCGCGAGGGGCAATGGACCGCCTTTCGCAAATGGGCGGACCCGACCGCGGTGATGTTCACGCCCCAGGCGGTGTGGGCGCAGGATTATCTCAAGGACCGGAAGGATCCGGCGACCTCGGTGCGCTGGCAGGCGTCGGACAGCTGGGTCAGCTGCGACCGCCGGACCGCCGTCAACACCGGCCCCTGGCAACTGCCGGACGCGAACGGCTATTTCGTCACCCTCTGGATGCGCCAGCCGAGCGGCGACTGGCGCTGGACGGTCGATGGCGGCGACACGCTGAGGAAGCCGCTGGCGGCCCCCGCGCGCCCCCGCCTGCGGGTGGCCGCCTGCACCAATCGCGCCGCGCGGCTGCGCGCGGTTTCGCGCGACTATGCCAATCCGACCAACCGCACCGCTCCGCCGGGGGACAGCGGCTTCGCCCGCTCGGCCGACGGGACCCTGCTGTTCCACTGGACGGTGACGGCCGCCGGCGCGCGCCGGACCCAGGTCCGGCTGTGGAACGGGCGGCGGTTCGAAACCGTGCTCGACCGTCAGGTGGCGGCATCCCCGGCGCGCTCGTGATCGAGCTCTTCACCTCGGCCTTCATCACGCTCGCGGTCATCGTCGACCCGCCGGGCTGCGCGCCGATCTTCGCCGGCCTGACCAAGGGTACCGACGCGGTGCACCGGCGGCGCATGGCGTTCCGCTCGGCGCTGGTCGCCTGGTGCATCCTGACCTTCTTCGCCTTTCTCGGCGAGCCCCTGTTGCGCACGCTCGGGGTCAGCCTCTCGGCCTTCCGGCTGGCGGGCGGGATCATGCTGTTCATGATCGCCCTAGACATGGTGTTCGAGAAGCGGACCGAGCGCCGCGAGGAGCGCGCCCGCGAGATCGAGGGTTCGCCCGAGGCCGAAGACATTTCGGTCTTCCCGATGGCGATCCCGATGATCGCGGGGCCGGGCTCGATCGCCTCGATCATGCTGCTGTCGGCCCGCGCCGAGGGCGTCGCCGAGCAGGCTATTGTCCTCGGTGCGATGACCGCGGTGATCGTGCTGACCCTCGCAGCCCTCCTCGCCGCGGGCCCGCTGATGCGGCTGATCGGGGCCAAGCTCGAGGCGATGATCACCCGCATCCTCGGCGTGATCCTCGCCGCGCTGGCGGTGCAGTTCGTGCTCGACGGGCTCGAGCGGAGCCTTCCCGGCCTCGCCGGCTAGACGCAATCGACGCCTGGCCGGCTAGGCTAGCGGATCACCCGCCACATCTTGAACGGGCTGTCCTTGCCGAGGTCGATCGGCTGAAGCCACGGGAAGGACGCCCCCTTCTCGAGCTGGGCGTAGAAGCCCTTGGGTGTGCGGGCGACGAAAATGGTCGCCTGGTTCATGTGCGGACAGACCAGCAGATAGTCCGAGCGGTGCTTGGTGATCAGCGCGCGCGCCAGCTCTGGCGAGCCGCGGAAGGCGTTCATGCTGTCGGCGATCGCCTGCCCATTGCGATGATAGGGTCCACCCAGCGCATCATGGTGGGTGACCGCGATCAGCCGCGGTCCGAGGTCGATGAAGGTGAAGACCATGCCCTTTGGCTGCCGGGCCACGGGGCGCATCGCCCACATGGTCGGGCAGAGCCGGTTGGCGCGATTGTTGAGCCGGCTGGCTTCGGTCTGCTTGCTCGCCTTCTCGGGGAAGAAGGACAGGGCCGCGGGGGCCGCCGCGCCGCTCCCGACGAGGACGAGGGCGCTGCTGCCGAGCACTACCACGAGACTGTTCTTCGCGTTCCACAGCCGCGGCAGCAGGGTCGCGATGAGCCCGGCGCAGCCGACCACGCCGAGCAGTTGCGCGGCGGGTCCGGCGCGGGTCTGCCAGAACAGGAGGCCGAAGGCAGCGGCGGCGATGACCGCCAGCGCGAGGATCTTGGGCAGGCGCTCGTCGCAGCGGCGGAGCCAGAGGAGCCAGGCCCAGCCCAGCAGCCCCGCCACGGGAAGCGAGAGAATGGTGACCTGCGTGCGCCAGGCATGCTGGGTGATCGGGCGCGCCTCGCGGACATTGTTGAGCCATAGCCGCTCGACCTCGGGGCTCACCCCTTCGAGCCGCGACAGGCAGTGCGGCCAGGCGAGGGCATGGAAGCCGGCGATGACGAGGCCGGCGGCGGCGGCGATGGCGAGTCGAACCGTCCAGCGCTGCGGGGTTCGCCAGGCGAGCAGCCACAGCAAGGCACCGCCAAGCAAAGCGTCGGACAGCCAGACCGGCGACAAGGCGTCGCAGACGGGCGCGCGATTGGCGTAGCTGGCGAAGAGCAGGAAGCCGGCCGCGCAGCCGCCCGCGACGCTCACCGCATAGGCGCCCAGCCGCTCGCGCTCGCGTGGGTCCGCGACCCACATCAGCACCTGCGCGACCCCGGCCAGCGCCAGATAGATGAGCATCTCGAGCCCGATCGACAGGCTGATCGCAGTCGCGACCCCGACGGTCAGCCCGCCGCGCCGCCGGTCGGGATCGGCGATCCCGCTCATCGCCATCGCCAGCAGCGCCAGCTGCCAGCCGTGGTGATCGATCCGGGTCGGCATGAACATGCCGTTGGTCGCGCCCGCCAGGTAGAGCGCGAGGAAGGCGGGGACGAAGGCGGCCGGGCTGATCAGCCGGCGCGCGGTCATCGCGATCCCCGCGAGCAGCACGACGTAAGGCAGCATCGGCGCGACCGCGACCGCCATCTTCTCGGCGTCGGCACCGCTCATGAACAGGCGGCCGAGGAGGATCAGCCCGGCGATGGGCAGGTCGACGATCCGGCTCCAGTGGATATTGGCGCCGCCGAAGGCGGGGTCGAAGCGATATTGGCGAAGGTCGTACCAGCCCTGCCCGTTCATCCAGGCGCGGACCTGCGCGATCCGGAGATTGTCGTCGGTGTCGCCGAGCCCGAAGCTCTGGATGCTGCCCCAGCGCTGCCAGGTGAAGACCGCGCAGGCCGCCAGCCAGGTGATGAGGACCACCCACCGCCAGTTCCGCTCCACCCAAGCCAACAGCCGTTCCGGCACGCGCACTTCCTTCCCGCCCGACAACAGGACTCGTTGCCGCTGTAGAAGCTCGCCGCTAGAGGGCAAGCCAATGGTCATCGCCACCCTTTTCCCCGATCCCCGGCAGCGCGAGATGTTCGGGCAGCTGATCCGCTTCGGCCTCGTCGGGGTCGGGCTCACCTTGCTCTATGCCGCCATCTACTGGCCGCTGGCGACCTACGTCATGTGGCCGGTGCTGGCGGTGATCATCGCCTTCGCCATCGCGGTCACGGTCGGCTTCTTCCTCCACAGCCGTTGGAGCTTCAAGGATCATGGCAAGGTCGAGGACGCGAAGACCAAGGCGCAATTCCTGGTGGTCCAGACCAGCGGCATGGTCCTGAACGCGCTCTTCACCTGGATCGCGGTCGACCGGCTCCACGGGCCAACTTGGTGGCCACTGGTCCCGGCGGTGCTGGTCACCCCCTTCCTGACCTTCGCGCTCAACCGCTTCTGGGTGTTCCGCTGATGGAACGGCAGGTCTACGACCGGATGGCGGAGCTCGACCAGCTCCACTGGTGGTACCGGGCGCGGCGCAAGGTGCTGTCGGCGCTGATCGCGCGGGTGGTCAAGCCGCCGCGCAATGCCCGGATCCTCGAAGTGGGCTGCGGCACCGGGCACAATCTCGCGATGCTCGACCTGTTCGGGACGGTGGACGCGATCGAGGTCGATCCAGCGGCACGGGCAATGGCCGAGCAGCGGCTCGGGCGGCCGGTCGGCTCGGCCCCGCTCCCCGACCTCAAGGGCGTGCCGAGCGGCGGCTTCGACCTCATCGGCTCGTTCGACGTGATCGAGCATATCGACGACGACCGCGCCGCGCTGGCGGGGATCGCGCGCTGCCTCAAGCCCGGCGGCAAGTTCGTGATGACCGTGCCCGCCCACCAGTGGATGTGGTCGGCGCATGACGAGGTGAACCACCATCGCCGCCGCTACTCGAAAAGCGGGCTCGAAGCGCTGTTCAAGGGCTCGCCGCTCAAGCTCGAGCGGATCGGCTATCTCAACAGCCTGCTCTTCCCGGTCGCCATGGCTGCGCGCGCGGCCGGACGGTTGACGGGCAAGGACGATGGCGACGACACGCTTCCCCCCGCACCGCTCAACGCGGCGCTGGAAGCGGTCTTCGCTCAGGAAGCGCGGCTGATCGGCCGGGTGGCGCTGCCGCCGGGACTGTCGCTCTGGGCGGTGGCGTCGGGCACCTGACCCAGACCCTTGCGCGGCGCCCGGGCGGTGCCGGCAATATCCTGGACAATATAGAGCGGGCGCTGCTTGGCCTGGCTGTAGAGCCGGCCGATATATTCGCCCATCATCGCCAGCACGAACATCTGCACCGCGCCCAGCACCACCACGACCAGCATCAGCGAGGTCCAGCCCGGGATGCTGCGCCCGGCGATGAAGGCGTAGAGGATGTAGAGCACGATCAGCAGCGAGCCGAGGCTCAGCAGCAGCCCGAAATGGCTGGCGAGCTTCAGGGGCGCCGAGCTGAAGCCGGTCAGCGCGTCGAGGGCGAAGCGGATCATCTTCGACAGCGGATATTTGGTCTCGCCCGCCGCGCGCTCGGCGCGGTCGTAGGCGAAGGGCACCTGGCGGAAGCCGATCCAGGCGACCATTCCGCGGACGAAGCGGGCCTGCTCGGGCATGGCCAGCAGCACGTCGAGCGCGCGCCGGCTCATCAGCCGGAAATCGCCGGCGTCGAGCGGGATGTCGATCTCGGTGGCGCTCGACAGCAGGCGATAGAAGGCATGGGCGGTGGCGCGCTTGAAGCGGGTCTCGCCGGCCCGGCTTCGGCGGACGCCATAGACGACGTCGGCACCCTCGCGCTCCATCGTCTCGAGCATCGGGGCGAGGAGCTCGGGCGGGTCTTGGAGGTCGGCATCGACGATCAGGATCTTGTCGCCGCGGGCAAGGTCCAGCCCGGCGGTCAGCGCCAGCTGGTGGCCGTGGTTGCGCGACAGGTTGACGCAGGTCAGGCGCGGATCGCGCGCGGCGAGCTCCTGCATGATGTCCCAGGTCCGGTCGCGCGAGCCGTCATTGACGAGGACGATCTCGTAATCCTCGCCGAAGCTGGTCCGCCCCGCCTCGCTCAGCCGCCGGTGCAGCAGCGGGAGGCATTCCTCCTCGTTGAAGCAGGGAACGACGATCGAGAGCGCGGTCATGGCGCCGGATTAGCGCCTTCGGGATGGATACGGTAGAGGGCCGAGCCGTCGGGCAGCGCCCACAGCTTCTGCATCCCCGCGACCTGCGCCGGGTCATAGGGCGGCGGGTTGATCAGCCACAGATAATCGAAGGCGTCGCGCGGGAAGGCAGCGAGCATATAGCCGATCGGCTTGGCCCAGCGCGCCGGGCAGCGATTGGCGACCACCAGGTTCGACGGATCGTAGCGCCACGCACCGGCCTTGGCATAGGTGACGGTGAGGAGTTTGGCGCCCTCGACATCCCAATGGTCGTTGGAGAAGCCGAGCTTTCTCACCACGACCATCCCGCCCAGGTGGGCGTTGCGCCACATCGGCCAGCTCGATTCCTTGGTGCAGCCGAGCCCGACCATGGTCACGACCTTGGCGCCCACCGGCATGTGGTCGAGCGCGGTCAGCTGCTGCTGCTGCTCGTCGCTGGCGAGCTTGAGGCTCCAGGTGACGCTGGCGGTGCGGGCAAGGAGAAAGGCGAGCGCGACGCTGGCCAGCACCCAGCCGATGCGCAGGTCGGTGTCGCGGCGGAAGCGGATCGCGAGCAGTGCCATCGCCAGGACGAAGGGCATCAGCCGCATGTCGGCATAGGCCGAGCCGAAGATGATCCGCGGAAGGCAGACGAAGGTCACCGCGAGCACCAGCGCGGTGAAGCTCAGCATGCGCGACAGGGTGAGGCGCGGGTAGATGACCGCAAAGCCGAACACCACCACCACGAAGAAGAAGGACAGCCGGTCCCAGCCGATCCAGCGGTCGCGCAGTACGGTGCGCAGCGAGAACATCTTGTTGGTCCAGTTGAACCAGTCGGCGGTCTGCCCGCCCGATCCCTCGCGCCAGGCCAGCATCAGCACCACCGGGACCGCGAGGCTCAGCGCCTGCCCGACCGCGCGGAGGATCGCCCGCCACCAGCTCCGCCCATCGTCATGCGCGCGGACCACTTCGGCCGAGAAGGCAAGCAGACCGAGCATTCCCCAGCCAAAGGCATGGCACAGCCAGATGACGATGCTGATCGGGACGAACAACGCCGCCCGCAGGCGATAGCGATGCAGCCGACCGAGCCGCAGCCACAGGCCGAAGGCGATCATCGCCAGCGCGACGCTCAGCGAATAATTGACGAAACCGAACAGGAAATGGTGGCCGTAGACGAACGGCAGCGCGAACATCACCGTCGGCGGAAGGCGGTGGTGTACCTCGCGGGCGACCCACAGCATCCCCGCCACGGTCATCATGGGAATGGCGATGACGACCAGCTTCACCGCCGGCTCGAGACCGATCAGCTTGGCCAGCGGGTAGACCGCGAGGTCGACCCCGAGATTGCCCATCAGCGCCCACTGGAAATGATAGAGCGGGGCGAGGCTCGGCGCGTCGCCGTCTAGCATCACCCGGTAGCGGCCCATGTGGCCGAGCAGGTCGACCAGCGGCGGAACCGGCGGATAGAGCAAGGGCACCGCCGCCAGCAGCACCATCAGCACCACGAAGGTGCGCGTCTCCCACCAGGGACGCGGGCTTCCTTTGGGGGTGGGGGGCGCGGCGGGCGGAATCATGGGCTGGCCGTCGCCCCTTGCACCTTGCGCACGCCCTGTCACCCCCGGTTCAGCCGCGGCCGCTTACGTGGCCTTCATCACGACAGGGTCTTTGGAGGGTTACCGATGAAGAAGTTCTTGATTGGAGCGGGCGCCTTGCTCGCCGCCACCGCCGCCGTCGCCCAGGTCGCGCCGCAGCCGCCGATGGCGCCGCGTGACGGCATCCGGACCCGGGCCGAGGTCGTCCAGCAGGTCCGCACCATGTTTGCGCGGATGGACGCCAATCGTGACGGCGTCCTCACGCAGGACGAGCAGAAGATGGGCAAGGGCCGCGAGAGGATGGCCGAGCGCGGTGCCGATCCGGCCCGCCGCCAGCAGATGTTCGACCGGCTCGACACCAACCGCGACAACATGATCAGCCGCGACGAATTCGCCCGTGCCGATGCCATGCGCGGCGAGCGTGGGCCGCGTGGTCAGGGTCGCGAGCACCGAATGGGCATGAAGGGCATGCACGGCGGGATGATGCGGCGGGCGGACGCCAACAACGACCAGCGCCTCACGCTGGCCGAGGCCGAGGCGGCGGCGCTCCAGCGCTTCGACCGTGCCGACGTCAACCGCGACGGCCGGATCACGCAGGACGAGCGCCAGCAGATGCGCCAGCAGTGGCAGCAGCGTCGCCCGCAGGCGGCCCCGGCGCCGGCGCCGGTTCGCTAAGCGCCTGTCAGATAGGAGAAGGGCTCGCCGCCTCGCGCGCCGGGCCCTTTTTCATGTCCGGGTTCAACCGTCGAGCCTGGCGCGATACTCGCTCTCGACCTCGACCATGTAGTCGCGGGTGATCGGCAGCGCGCGGCGGTCGCGGACATATTGCACCTGGAAATTGTTCATCGCGCCATAGTCGAAGGCGACCGAGCCGGCGGCGAGATAGAATTCCCACATCCGGAAGAAGCGCTCGTCATAGAGCGCGACGATCTCGTCCCGCCGCGCATGGCAGTTCGCCAGCCACGCCCGCAGCGTATAGGCATAATGCATTCGCAGCGTCTCGACGTCGGCGGCGATCAGCCGGACCTCCTCGCTCGCCGCCATCATCTGGCTGAGGCTCGGCAGGTGGTAGCCGGGGAAGATCCACTTGTCGGTGAAGGGATCGGGCTTGCCCGCCTTGCCATATTTGCCGATCGTGTGGAGCAGCATGACCCCGTCGCGGGTCATGAGTTCGCGGCACTTGCCGAAGAATTCGCCATAGTGCGCGGCACCGACATGCTCGAACATGCCGACCGAGACGATCCGGTCGAACTGGCCCGTCACGGCGCGATAGTCGATCAGCTCGAACTTCACCTTGTCGGCGACGCCCGCTTCCTGGGCGCGCTGCCGGGCGACGCGAAGCTGCTCCTCGGACAAGGTGACGCCGAGCATCTCGGCCCCGCTCAGCCGGTGGATGGTCAGCGCCATGCCGCCCCAGCCGCAGCCGATGTCGAGCACGCGCTGCCCCGGCTGGAGGTGAAGCTTGGCGGCGATATGCGCCTTCTTGTCCGACTGCGCCTGTTCGAGGCTGTTCGCGGGATCGCGATAATAAGCGCAGCTGTACTGAAGGTCGGGATCGAGGAAGAGCCGGTAGAGCTTCTCATCGAGGTCATAGTGGTGCGCGACGTTGCGGCGCGAGGCCTTGGCGTCGTTGCGCCCGCGCGGAAGCAGCGCCTTGAGGATCGAGACCTGCTTCTTGAGCCGGCCGCCGTGGCCGCCGTCCTCGAACCGGCTCGAGCCCACGACCAGGGTCAACAGGTCGAGCAGACTGCCCTGCTCGATCGTCAGCCGCCCGTCCATGTAGAGTTCGCCGAAGGCCAGGCGCGGATGGCGGAGCAGGCGGACCAGCGCCGCCTTGTCGTGGATTCGGGCGACGACGTCGGGCTCGCCCTTGCCGAGCATGGTGCGGTCGCCGTCGGGCGTGATGACGGTGAGCGTACCGCCGGTAATGCGCTCGCCGAGCAGGCGTTGGAGAATCATGCCCGATTGTTGGAGGGTGCGAGCGCCCAGCGCAATGTTGTTGCCAATCCGAGCGTCATCGCCTGCGTCGTCGGGCGGGCGATCCCCCCGTCCTTGAGGCCATGCAGCCGGCGCACTTCGGGCGGAAGCAGGTCGATCGCCGAGCGGGTCAGCAGCCGCTGCAACGGCAGGACGCTGAGCCGCTCGGGCGGCGACTGGAGGATGATGTCGCGGATGGTGCGCGAGCGCTGGTCGGCGCGCAGCTCAAGCAGGAAATCGCGCGCGAGCAGCGCTGCCTCGGCCTCGCTGCGGGGGACGGGATCGGCACCGAGCATTTCGCCGATCACCGCGACCTCGCGCCAGTAGGTATCGCGGTCGGCCGGGCTCATCCCGGGCTCCTTGAAGCGGCGATAACCGGCGAGGAACATCGCCGAGCCCGCAACATGGACGAAAGCCAGAAGCCGGGGATCATTGGCGTCGTAGGGCGTGCCGTCGGGCAGGCTGCCGTGGACGAAGCCGTGGATCTTGCGGACTCGCTCGATCGCCTGCTCGGCATCGCTGCGCGCGCCATAGGTGGTGACCGCGATGAAGCGCGCAGTGTTGCGCAGCCGGCCGTGCATGTTGCGGCGAAAGTCGCTGTGGTCCCACACGCCCGCGAGCGCCTTGGGGTGGAGCATCTGCCAGAGGAGCGCCGCGACCCCGCCGACCATCATCCCGGTGACGTCGGCATGGACCCGCCAGGCGACGCCCTCGGGCGGACAGAGCGAATCCAGCGCGGGCACGATCGGCTGCTGTCCCTGCTCGGGATCGTTGAAGAAGCCCACCACGCCGCGGGCGATCGCCCGGCGCAGCTGCTCGGTGGGCGCGAGGCGGTTCATGCCCGGCCCAACGCCCGGATCAGGCCGCCTGCTCCCGGTCGAGCTCGGCGCGGCGCTTCTTCTCGGCGGCGGTCTTGAGCTGCCCGCAGGCGGCATCGATGTCGCGGCCGCGCGGGGTGCGGACCGGTGCCGAAATCCCGCCCTCGAAGACGATATTCGAGAAGCTGCGGATCCGCTCGGGCGTCGAGCATTCATATTCGGCGCCCGGCCAGGGATTGAACGGGATCAGGTTGACCTTGGCCGGCAGGCGATAGTGGCGGATCAGCCGGACCAGCTCGCGGGCATGGTCGTCGCTGTCGTTCTTGTCCTTGAGCATCACATATTCGAAGGTGATGCGGCGGGCGTTGTTGGCACCGGGATAGTCGGCGCAGGCCTGGAGCAGTTCCTCGATGCCGTACTTGCGGTTCAGCGGCACGATCTCGTCGCGGATCTCCTTGGTCACCGCGTGGAGCGAGACCGCGAGATTGACCCCGATCTCTTCCCCGCACTTCTCCATCATCGGAACCACCCCCGAGGTGGACAGGGTGATCCGGCGCTTGGACAGGCCGAGGCCGTCACCGTCCATCACGATCCGAAGCGCGTCGCGGACATTGTCGAAATTGTAGAGCGGCTCGCCCATGCCCATCATCACGATGTTGGTGAGCATCCGGCCCTCGGGCTGGCTCGGCCATTCGCCGAGCGAATCGCGCGCCAGCATGACTTGGCCGACGATCTCGTGGACGGCCAGGTTGCGGACCAGTCGCATCGTTCCGGTGTGGCAGAAACGGCAGTTGAGGGTGCAGCCGACCTGGCTCGACACGCATAGGGTCCCGCGATCGGCGTCGGGGATGAACACCATCTCGAAATCGTGGCCGTCATGGGTCTGGAGCAGCCACTTGCGGGTGCCGTCGGTCGAGACCTGCGCCTCGACCACCGCCGGGCGGGTGATGCGGAAGCGCTCGGCCAGCCAGGGCTGCTGGGCCTTGGCGATGTCGGTCATGAGCGAAAAGTCGGTGACGCCGCGGTTGTACATCCAGTGCCACAGCTGCTTGGCGCGCAGCTTGGCCTGGCGCGGCTCGAGCCCGGCCTCTTCGAGCGCGGCGCGGATGCCGTCGCGCGCAAGGCCGATCAGCTCGATCCGCGGATCATCGGAAACGGCCGCGTCGCGGGGGACGGGCACGGGGTCGACCGGTCCGGGGATCGGCATCAGGTTGGTATCGGCGCTCATGGGAGAGCGGCCATGTAGCGAGTTTTGCGGATTTTTCCAGTCGAGTCCTTTGTGGCGGGCGGGCGGCCGGCCAACCCCGCCCGCTTCAGGCGCAGCCCAACGCCGCCGCGTCGATCGCGGTTGGCGCTCCGGCAAGGAGGTAGCGGTCGCTGATCGCGCCCCCGACGCCGGCCGCCCGGACCCGCATCTCGCTCGCACCGCGCAGGGCCGCGAGGATGGCGCGCTCCTGCGCCGGGCCGCGGCTCCAGGCCGAATTGCCGCGCGTGACGAGGAGGAAGCTCGCCTGACCGACGCTCAGGACCGCCGACGCGCCGGGCCTGACGGGACGCGCGAACAGGAAGTGCAATTCGCCCCGGCGGCTCCGATCACGCGCGAAGGCGAAGGCAGCGCGAGGCTGGACCCGGCCGGAAAGCGCCTGGAGTTCGCTTCGTCCGACCGCCTCGCACACTCCGC
This region includes:
- a CDS encoding MarC family protein, translating into MIELFTSAFITLAVIVDPPGCAPIFAGLTKGTDAVHRRRMAFRSALVAWCILTFFAFLGEPLLRTLGVSLSAFRLAGGIMLFMIALDMVFEKRTERREERAREIEGSPEAEDISVFPMAIPMIAGPGSIASIMLLSARAEGVAEQAIVLGAMTAVIVLTLAALLAAGPLMRLIGAKLEAMITRILGVILAALAVQFVLDGLERSLPGLAG
- a CDS encoding oxygenase MpaB family protein, with the translated sequence MNRLAPTEQLRRAIARGVVGFFNDPEQGQQPIVPALDSLCPPEGVAWRVHADVTGMMVGGVAALLWQMLHPKALAGVWDHSDFRRNMHGRLRNTARFIAVTTYGARSDAEQAIERVRKIHGFVHGSLPDGTPYDANDPRLLAFVHVAGSAMFLAGYRRFKEPGMSPADRDTYWREVAVIGEMLGADPVPRSEAEAALLARDFLLELRADQRSRTIRDIILQSPPERLSVLPLQRLLTRSAIDLLPPEVRRLHGLKDGGIARPTTQAMTLGLATTLRWALAPSNNRA
- a CDS encoding GtrA family protein, with amino-acid sequence MVIATLFPDPRQREMFGQLIRFGLVGVGLTLLYAAIYWPLATYVMWPVLAVIIAFAIAVTVGFFLHSRWSFKDHGKVEDAKTKAQFLVVQTSGMVLNALFTWIAVDRLHGPTWWPLVPAVLVTPFLTFALNRFWVFR
- a CDS encoding class I SAM-dependent methyltransferase, whose amino-acid sequence is MERQVYDRMAELDQLHWWYRARRKVLSALIARVVKPPRNARILEVGCGTGHNLAMLDLFGTVDAIEVDPAARAMAEQRLGRPVGSAPLPDLKGVPSGGFDLIGSFDVIEHIDDDRAALAGIARCLKPGGKFVMTVPAHQWMWSAHDEVNHHRRRYSKSGLEALFKGSPLKLERIGYLNSLLFPVAMAARAAGRLTGKDDGDDTLPPAPLNAALEAVFAQEARLIGRVALPPGLSLWAVASGT
- a CDS encoding glycosyltransferase family 2 protein — protein: MTALSIVVPCFNEEECLPLLHRRLSEAGRTSFGEDYEIVLVNDGSRDRTWDIMQELAARDPRLTCVNLSRNHGHQLALTAGLDLARGDKILIVDADLQDPPELLAPMLETMEREGADVVYGVRRSRAGETRFKRATAHAFYRLLSSATEIDIPLDAGDFRLMSRRALDVLLAMPEQARFVRGMVAWIGFRQVPFAYDRAERAAGETKYPLSKMIRFALDALTGFSSAPLKLASHFGLLLSLGSLLIVLYILYAFIAGRSIPGWTSLMLVVVVLGAVQMFVLAMMGEYIGRLYSQAKQRPLYIVQDIAGTARAPRKGLGQVPDATAQSDSPGGSATRPISRAS
- a CDS encoding SAM-dependent methyltransferase → MILQRLLGERITGGTLTVITPDGDRTMLGKGEPDVVARIHDKAALVRLLRHPRLAFGELYMDGRLTIEQGSLLDLLTLVVGSSRFEDGGHGGRLKKQVSILKALLPRGRNDAKASRRNVAHHYDLDEKLYRLFLDPDLQYSCAYYRDPANSLEQAQSDKKAHIAAKLHLQPGQRVLDIGCGWGGMALTIHRLSGAEMLGVTLSEEQLRVARQRAQEAGVADKVKFELIDYRAVTGQFDRIVSVGMFEHVGAAHYGEFFGKCRELMTRDGVMLLHTIGKYGKAGKPDPFTDKWIFPGYHLPSLSQMMAASEEVRLIAADVETLRMHYAYTLRAWLANCHARRDEIVALYDERFFRMWEFYLAAGSVAFDYGAMNNFQVQYVRDRRALPITRDYMVEVESEYRARLDG
- the rlmN gene encoding 23S rRNA (adenine(2503)-C(2))-methyltransferase RlmN; translation: MSADTNLMPIPGPVDPVPVPRDAAVSDDPRIELIGLARDGIRAALEEAGLEPRQAKLRAKQLWHWMYNRGVTDFSLMTDIAKAQQPWLAERFRITRPAVVEAQVSTDGTRKWLLQTHDGHDFEMVFIPDADRGTLCVSSQVGCTLNCRFCHTGTMRLVRNLAVHEIVGQVMLARDSLGEWPSQPEGRMLTNIVMMGMGEPLYNFDNVRDALRIVMDGDGLGLSKRRITLSTSGVVPMMEKCGEEIGVNLAVSLHAVTKEIRDEIVPLNRKYGIEELLQACADYPGANNARRITFEYVMLKDKNDSDDHARELVRLIRHYRLPAKVNLIPFNPWPGAEYECSTPERIRSFSNIVFEGGISAPVRTPRGRDIDAACGQLKTAAEKKRRAELDREQAA
- a CDS encoding EF-hand domain-containing protein, producing MKKFLIGAGALLAATAAVAQVAPQPPMAPRDGIRTRAEVVQQVRTMFARMDANRDGVLTQDEQKMGKGRERMAERGADPARRQQMFDRLDTNRDNMISRDEFARADAMRGERGPRGQGREHRMGMKGMHGGMMRRADANNDQRLTLAEAEAAALQRFDRADVNRDGRITQDERQQMRQQWQQRRPQAAPAPAPVR